GCATTTACACAGGCCAATAACGGCAATGGTCCACAAGCATAATATACATCGGCTAACGCGCCCAGTTCCTTCAATTTAACATCAACCCGCCCGGCCGTCCCACAACTACCATCTTCCGTTGTCACGACAACCTTACCAAATTTTTCCAGCATTTCTACCCCGAAGACATCGTTGCGGCTGCGAAAACCTAACAATGCTATGACTTGATGACCGCGGCTGAACAATTGTTTGGCCAATTCATAGAGCGGCGGCATTCCCAGCCCCCCACCGACAAGCAAACAAGTTTTCTCACCTGATGTCTCAGCCGGCTCAGGCAAAGGAAAGCCTTGCCCCAATGGCCCAATAATATTAAGCATTTCACCTTGCTGATATTCGGACATATCTTTTGTACCATGCCCGACAACTTTATATATAAGGCGCAACTCTTTCGCATCGACCGCCCAGTCATGGATAGAAATCGGCCGCCGCAAAATTTTGCTTCGATCCTTGAGCTGCACTTCGACGAAAGTCCCCGGCGAGCAGGTTTCACCCAAGTCAGGCGCGTGAAGCCTAAGCATAAAAACATTTTCCGCTATACTTTGATTGGAAATAATTCGGTAAGATTTTACTTTTGGTGCCAGACTACCTGCCATATTTGGCGTTATATTTGCTCCCATATTAACTGTCAATTTCTCCCTCCTAAACAACAGT
This is a stretch of genomic DNA from Mageeibacillus indolicus UPII9-5. It encodes these proteins:
- a CDS encoding dihydroorotate dehydrogenase electron transfer subunit, coding for MTVNMGANITPNMAGSLAPKVKSYRIISNQSIAENVFMLRLHAPDLGETCSPGTFVEVQLKDRSKILRRPISIHDWAVDAKELRLIYKVVGHGTKDMSEYQQGEMLNIIGPLGQGFPLPEPAETSGEKTCLLVGGGLGMPPLYELAKQLFSRGHQVIALLGFRSRNDVFGVEMLEKFGKVVVTTEDGSCGTAGRVDVKLKELGALADVYYACGPLPLLACVNAELPELVGYLSFEAGMACGMGACYGCAIATRHGLRRVCKDGPVFQAGEVIIGGI